In one Vulgatibacter incomptus genomic region, the following are encoded:
- a CDS encoding ATP-dependent DNA helicase: protein MNHDPILQVLGEGGLLSRAIPGYELRPQQLRMAQSVLGALERDRYLLAEAGTGTGKTLAYLLPAILSGKKVVVSTATKTLQEQIYFKDLPLLARVLGIDVRAAYMKGRSNYLCRTRFEAFAEEPKFAAKAEAQSWPEIRSWAAATESGDRAELDLPEGFATWRELSATSETCTGQRCPAYESCFVTAMRRKAQEASLVVVNHHLFFADLALKSSGEDHGAEVIPRYDAVIFDEAHALEEIATDYFGVQLSTYRIEELVRDATREVAKIPSLVPLLAPLIGRVEGRGAGFFSSVEAATGLVRGGGRSSTPHAFASRGSEDLLGGQRPAQPPRDGQDATVRLAPGALGGCAQERSELLHALGELTEAASGAPDVPELEAIARRCVRIADELSFVSEVGEGGVFVHYVERRGRGTFLRAAPIEIADELARRLYATLPSAVFTSATLAVTGRFDYVRRRLGIEDHERELRVPLDELQVGSPFDYRRQAALYLPTHLPEPQDRAFIDEATWELEQLFALTGGRAFALFTSVRNMQRAHALLEPRLPYRVLLQGELPKARLIERFVETPSVLFATASFWEGVDVPGDALSLVVIDKLPFASPTDPVVAARIDALRAGGGDPFGAYQVPQAAIALRQGFGRLVRTRSDRGIVAILDKRITTKGYGRQFLRSLPDCPRFGRLEHVERWWTST from the coding sequence ATGAACCACGACCCGATCCTCCAGGTGCTCGGCGAGGGCGGCCTCCTCTCCCGCGCGATCCCCGGCTACGAGCTCCGCCCCCAGCAGCTCCGAATGGCACAGTCGGTGCTCGGCGCGCTGGAGCGCGACCGCTACCTCCTCGCCGAGGCGGGCACCGGCACCGGCAAGACCCTGGCCTACCTCCTCCCCGCGATCCTCTCCGGCAAGAAGGTCGTGGTCTCCACCGCCACCAAGACCCTGCAGGAGCAGATCTACTTCAAGGACCTCCCGCTCCTCGCCCGGGTCCTCGGGATCGACGTGCGCGCGGCCTACATGAAGGGCCGCTCCAACTACCTGTGCAGGACGCGCTTCGAGGCCTTCGCGGAGGAGCCGAAGTTCGCGGCGAAGGCCGAGGCCCAGAGCTGGCCGGAGATCCGTTCTTGGGCGGCCGCCACCGAGAGCGGCGACCGCGCCGAGCTCGACCTGCCCGAGGGCTTCGCCACCTGGCGCGAGCTCTCCGCCACCTCCGAGACCTGCACCGGCCAGCGCTGCCCCGCCTACGAGAGCTGCTTCGTCACCGCGATGAGGCGCAAGGCGCAGGAGGCCTCGCTGGTGGTCGTGAACCACCACCTCTTCTTCGCCGACCTCGCCCTCAAGAGCAGCGGCGAGGACCACGGCGCCGAGGTGATCCCCCGCTACGACGCGGTGATCTTCGACGAGGCCCACGCGCTCGAGGAGATCGCCACCGACTACTTCGGCGTGCAGCTCTCCACCTACCGGATCGAGGAGCTGGTCCGAGACGCCACCCGCGAGGTGGCGAAGATCCCGTCTCTCGTGCCCCTGCTCGCGCCCTTGATCGGCCGCGTCGAGGGCCGCGGGGCGGGCTTCTTCTCCTCGGTGGAGGCGGCCACGGGGCTCGTGCGCGGCGGCGGCCGAAGCAGCACGCCGCACGCCTTCGCCTCCCGGGGAAGCGAGGACCTCCTCGGCGGTCAGAGGCCCGCCCAGCCGCCGCGCGACGGCCAGGACGCGACGGTCCGCCTCGCCCCGGGGGCCCTCGGCGGCTGCGCCCAGGAGAGGAGCGAGCTCCTCCACGCGCTGGGCGAGCTCACCGAGGCCGCCTCCGGCGCGCCCGACGTCCCCGAGCTCGAGGCGATCGCCCGGCGCTGCGTCCGGATCGCCGACGAGCTCTCCTTCGTGAGCGAGGTGGGGGAGGGCGGCGTCTTCGTGCACTACGTGGAGCGCCGCGGGCGCGGAACCTTCCTCCGGGCGGCGCCGATCGAGATCGCCGACGAGCTCGCGAGGCGCCTCTACGCCACGCTCCCCAGCGCCGTCTTCACCTCTGCCACCCTGGCCGTCACCGGGCGCTTCGACTACGTGCGCCGCCGCCTGGGCATCGAGGACCACGAGCGCGAGCTGCGCGTGCCCCTCGACGAGCTGCAGGTCGGCAGCCCCTTCGACTACCGGCGGCAGGCGGCGCTCTACCTGCCCACCCATCTCCCCGAGCCCCAGGACCGCGCCTTCATCGACGAGGCGACCTGGGAGCTCGAGCAGCTCTTCGCCCTCACCGGCGGCCGCGCCTTCGCCCTCTTCACCAGCGTGCGCAACATGCAGCGCGCCCACGCCCTGCTCGAGCCGCGGCTCCCGTATCGGGTGCTGCTCCAGGGCGAGCTCCCCAAGGCGCGACTCATCGAGCGCTTCGTCGAGACGCCCAGCGTCCTCTTCGCCACCGCCTCGTTCTGGGAGGGGGTCGACGTCCCGGGCGACGCCCTCTCCCTTGTGGTGATCGACAAGCTCCCCTTCGCCTCACCGACCGATCCGGTGGTCGCCGCGCGCATCGACGCCCTGCGCGCCGGCGGCGGCGATCCCTTCGGCGCCTACCAGGTGCCCCAGGCCGCAATCGCCCTGCGGCAGGGCTTCGGCCGCCTAGTCCGCACCCGCAGCGACCGCGGCATCGTAGCCATCCTCGACAAGCGGATCACCACCAAGGGCTACGGCCGCCAGTTCCTCCGCTCGCTCCCCGACTGCCCGCGCTTCGGCCGCCTCGAGCACGTCGAGCGCTGGTGGACGTCGACCTAG
- a CDS encoding site-2 protease family protein, which translates to MSELPRPTAEVAPVSAEAGAPPAAASRRRFPTLNLLLFLATVGSTLVAGANYAAGYAEAEEPAGWGQLLASGVPFAASLLGILVAHEMGHFLTARKHRVDASWPYFIPVPIGIGTFGAVIRMRGRIPTRDALVDIGASGPLAGFVVALPLLVWGVSLSRIVDVPAEPNLLFGNLSAYSLVKGWISGVMPWAHDWPMEPQPLLYLLVKKAMVGLGPHQDLMIHPIAFAAVIGLFVTALNLVPLGQLDGGHVAYAVLGRKARAVGQLASVFLLALVVFSSAGWLLWLLLSRRFVGVGHPPVEQDHLPLSRGRKLVVAATVVVFLLTLTPVSMDLL; encoded by the coding sequence ATGAGCGAGCTCCCGCGTCCGACCGCCGAGGTGGCCCCGGTTTCCGCCGAGGCCGGAGCGCCGCCTGCCGCCGCTTCGAGGCGGCGCTTTCCGACGCTCAACCTCCTCCTCTTCCTCGCCACGGTGGGCTCGACCCTCGTCGCCGGCGCGAACTATGCCGCCGGCTACGCGGAGGCCGAGGAGCCCGCTGGCTGGGGCCAGCTCCTGGCGAGCGGCGTGCCCTTCGCGGCGAGCCTCCTCGGGATCCTGGTCGCCCACGAGATGGGGCACTTTCTCACCGCTCGTAAACACCGCGTCGACGCGTCGTGGCCCTATTTCATCCCCGTGCCCATCGGCATCGGCACCTTCGGCGCCGTGATCCGCATGCGCGGGAGGATCCCCACCCGCGACGCCCTCGTGGACATCGGCGCCTCCGGACCCCTGGCCGGCTTCGTCGTCGCCTTGCCGCTGCTGGTGTGGGGTGTCTCGCTCTCGCGGATCGTCGACGTCCCCGCCGAGCCCAACCTCCTCTTCGGCAACCTCTCCGCCTACAGCCTGGTGAAGGGATGGATCTCCGGGGTGATGCCCTGGGCCCACGACTGGCCCATGGAGCCCCAGCCGCTCCTCTACCTCCTGGTGAAGAAGGCGATGGTGGGCCTGGGGCCCCACCAGGACCTGATGATCCACCCGATCGCCTTCGCCGCCGTCATCGGCCTCTTCGTCACGGCGCTGAACCTCGTGCCCCTCGGCCAGCTCGATGGCGGCCACGTGGCCTACGCCGTCCTCGGGCGGAAGGCGCGGGCGGTGGGGCAGCTCGCGTCGGTCTTCCTCCTCGCGCTCGTGGTCTTCTCCAGCGCCGGCTGGCTCCTCTGGCTCCTCCTCTCGAGGCGCTTCGTCGGGGTGGGGCACCCCCCGGTGGAGCAGGACCACCTCCCGCTCTCCAGGGGGCGAAAGCTCGTCGTTGCCGCCACGGTCGTGGTCTTCCTGCTCACGCTCACGCCGGTCTCCATGGACCTGCTGTAA
- the thiL gene encoding thiamine-phosphate kinase has protein sequence MTGEFERISLFTAPFEKGGGGVVAGPGDDCALTRPRPGWLLVSKVDELVEDVHFSAAFRPEEVGHKALAVALSDLAAAGATPRWFLVALGLPPGFPDRRLAGLAKGMSALASRTGAILVGGNLTRAGALSLTVTALGEAREGEALRRSGARPGYELLVSGSLGGAALGLRLLSKDGGSRRSWRRSWRRSAAVRSQLTPEPRVGLGTIAGRYAAAGIDLSDGLLQDLGHLCERSAVGAELYEENLPLSPEVKRLGAEGLELALGGGEDYELLFAVAPERVAPFVRAAKRRGESLTRIGRIVEGRGIRLLGKGGAPLPLPASAGWDHFR, from the coding sequence GTGACCGGCGAGTTCGAACGGATCTCCCTCTTCACGGCGCCCTTCGAGAAGGGCGGCGGCGGCGTGGTCGCGGGACCTGGGGACGACTGCGCCCTGACCCGGCCGCGCCCGGGCTGGCTGCTGGTCTCCAAGGTCGACGAGCTCGTAGAGGACGTGCACTTTTCTGCGGCGTTCCGCCCGGAGGAAGTGGGCCACAAGGCCCTCGCCGTCGCGCTCTCGGACCTCGCCGCGGCCGGCGCGACGCCCCGCTGGTTCCTCGTGGCCCTGGGGCTCCCGCCCGGCTTTCCGGATCGCCGCCTCGCCGGCCTCGCGAAGGGAATGAGCGCTCTCGCTTCTCGCACTGGCGCGATCCTGGTCGGCGGCAACCTCACGAGGGCCGGGGCGCTCTCCCTCACCGTGACCGCCTTGGGGGAGGCGAGGGAGGGCGAGGCCCTCCGCCGCAGCGGCGCCAGGCCCGGGTACGAGCTCCTGGTCTCCGGCAGCCTCGGCGGCGCGGCCTTGGGCCTGAGGCTCCTATCGAAGGACGGGGGTTCCCGGCGTTCCTGGCGGCGTTCCTGGCGGCGGTCCGCCGCGGTGCGCTCGCAGCTCACGCCCGAGCCTCGGGTCGGGCTCGGGACGATCGCGGGCCGGTACGCCGCGGCGGGGATCGATCTCTCCGACGGGCTCCTCCAGGACCTCGGCCACCTCTGCGAGCGGAGCGCGGTGGGGGCCGAGCTCTATGAGGAGAACCTTCCTCTTTCACCCGAGGTGAAGAGGTTGGGGGCCGAAGGCCTCGAGCTCGCGCTCGGCGGCGGCGAGGACTACGAGCTCCTCTTCGCCGTGGCGCCGGAGCGCGTCGCTCCCTTCGTCCGTGCGGCGAAGAGGCGCGGCGAATCGCTCACGCGGATCGGGCGGATCGTGGAGGGCAGGGGGATCCGCCTCCTCGGCAAGGGGGGCGCACCGCTCCCGCTCCCCGCCAGCGCGGGCTGGGACCACTTCCGATGA
- a CDS encoding penicillin-binding protein activator, which yields MAMTVRLLVLASALLAGLASCVPPRATYNGVQMSVDDAARAQLDAARAKERAGDLAKAAELYEDLARRFPRADEADEALFGAGGVWEKLGKPLKARAAYETLLDRYPRSDKARLAEARISALGGGSDRELELAREAYGRLPEGQKLQRADELAQAAEKSGDADAALFWRKEAVARATTPAQRDRAQEALRRLVEGLSAVDVERLADREDGSSPAAPLLSWQLALVHQQHRDWDALERALSSFLSRYPDHTYAAKARTLRDSVGNRGVVEPLNVGVVLPLSGPYKAFGQQLLDGIELATKGSGIRLIVRDDKGEPTDAAAAVERLFFEDHVIGILGGVLVTEAQAAAAKADELGIPIVSFSRAEKLVEGSEWVFRDMLTNGEMAEALASFAIERRGMRRFAILYPEIPYGTELRDLFDEHVSRHGGEIRGTQSYADKATTFSDPIRKLVGKENVTGRAEYQRKLAEIRAQNLDARKYRNAVEKMRNSISPRIDFDALFIPDQWRQIALVAPALAFEDVITSWCDAADVDRTRRTTGQDVKPVMLLGANLWNHPELPTRAGKYVNCSVFVDGFHAGSERPEVARFVESFQHAKGRNPGLLEAYGFEASQVMRSSIEADRPTSRRALVDSLLRARDLPGPMGPTSVTGDRELRHPLFFLFIDNGTIREAHVDSPDGAL from the coding sequence ATGGCCATGACGGTCCGACTCCTCGTCCTCGCTTCAGCGCTCCTCGCCGGGCTCGCCTCCTGCGTCCCGCCCCGCGCCACCTACAACGGCGTCCAGATGTCGGTGGACGACGCCGCCCGGGCCCAGCTCGACGCGGCCCGGGCCAAGGAGCGCGCCGGCGACCTCGCCAAGGCCGCGGAGCTCTACGAGGACCTGGCCCGCCGCTTCCCCCGCGCGGACGAGGCCGACGAGGCCCTCTTCGGCGCCGGCGGCGTCTGGGAGAAGCTGGGCAAGCCCCTGAAGGCCCGGGCGGCGTACGAGACCCTCCTCGACCGCTACCCGCGCTCGGACAAGGCGCGGCTGGCCGAGGCCCGGATCTCGGCCCTCGGCGGGGGATCCGATCGGGAGCTCGAGCTGGCCCGGGAGGCCTACGGCCGCCTGCCGGAGGGCCAGAAGCTCCAGCGCGCCGACGAGCTCGCCCAGGCCGCGGAGAAGTCCGGCGACGCCGACGCTGCGCTCTTCTGGCGCAAGGAGGCGGTCGCCAGGGCCACGACGCCGGCGCAGCGCGATCGGGCCCAGGAGGCCCTGCGCCGCCTGGTCGAGGGCCTCTCGGCGGTGGACGTGGAGCGGCTCGCGGACCGCGAGGACGGCTCCTCACCCGCGGCGCCCCTCCTCTCCTGGCAGCTCGCGTTGGTGCACCAGCAGCACCGCGACTGGGACGCCCTGGAGCGGGCCCTCTCGAGCTTCCTCTCCCGCTACCCCGACCACACCTACGCGGCCAAGGCGCGGACCCTCCGCGACTCCGTCGGCAACCGCGGCGTGGTGGAGCCCCTGAACGTCGGCGTGGTCCTGCCGCTCTCCGGGCCCTACAAGGCCTTCGGCCAGCAGCTCCTCGACGGGATCGAGCTGGCGACCAAGGGCTCGGGGATCCGCCTGATCGTCCGGGACGACAAGGGCGAGCCCACCGACGCCGCCGCGGCGGTGGAGCGGCTCTTCTTCGAGGACCACGTGATCGGCATCCTCGGCGGCGTCCTCGTCACCGAGGCCCAGGCCGCTGCCGCCAAGGCCGACGAGCTCGGGATCCCCATCGTCTCCTTCTCCCGGGCGGAGAAGCTGGTCGAGGGCTCGGAGTGGGTCTTCCGCGACATGCTCACCAACGGCGAGATGGCCGAGGCCCTGGCCTCGTTCGCCATCGAGCGCCGCGGCATGAGGCGCTTCGCGATCCTCTACCCCGAGATCCCCTACGGCACGGAGCTCCGCGACCTCTTCGACGAGCACGTCTCGAGGCACGGCGGTGAGATCCGGGGCACGCAGAGCTACGCGGACAAGGCGACGACCTTCTCGGACCCGATCCGCAAGCTCGTCGGCAAGGAGAACGTGACCGGCCGGGCGGAGTACCAGCGCAAGCTCGCGGAGATCCGCGCGCAGAACCTCGACGCCCGGAAGTACCGGAACGCGGTGGAGAAGATGCGCAACTCGATCTCGCCGCGGATCGACTTCGACGCCCTCTTCATCCCCGACCAGTGGCGGCAGATCGCCCTGGTGGCGCCGGCCCTCGCCTTCGAGGACGTGATCACGAGCTGGTGCGACGCCGCCGACGTGGACCGGACCCGCCGCACCACGGGGCAGGACGTGAAGCCCGTGATGCTCCTCGGCGCGAACCTCTGGAACCATCCGGAGCTCCCCACCCGGGCGGGCAAGTACGTGAACTGCTCGGTCTTCGTCGACGGCTTCCACGCGGGATCGGAGCGCCCGGAGGTGGCGCGCTTCGTCGAGTCCTTCCAGCACGCCAAGGGGCGCAACCCCGGCCTCCTCGAGGCCTACGGCTTCGAGGCGTCGCAGGTGATGCGCTCGTCGATCGAGGCGGACCGCCCGACCAGCCGCCGCGCCCTGGTCGATTCGCTCCTGCGCGCGAGGGATCTCCCGGGACCGATGGGCCCGACCTCGGTGACCGGCGACCGCGAGCTCCGGCACCCGCTCTTCTTCCTCTTCATCGACAACGGGACGATCCGCGAGGCGCACGTCGACAGTCCGGACGGGGCACTCTGA
- the lon gene encoding endopeptidase La yields the protein MTLPADVETGAPEVPETLPLLPIRDLVVFPYMIAPIFVSREISIAAIEEAMQGDRLLFLAAQKETGDDRPAPEAIHELGTVGMIMRRRKLPDGRLKLVVQGVARGRIRSFVQEQPSMRVRIAPVHEAPVAIDDRVEALVRATLESVEKIVQQGRSLSPDILAVIQGIRHPGRLADLVASHLAPEVAGAQLLLESQDPVARLQLLNERLEREQAVQQMRQEIQTQAKEVMSQSQREYFLREQLRQIQSELGEGDGRMEEMEQLRKRIALAKMPPDVSEEASKQLRRLEGMHGDSAEAAVIRSYLDWITELPWSTETDDRLDLREAEAVLDEDHYGLDEVKERLLEYLGVRKLKADMKGPILCLAGPPGVGKTSLGKSVARAMGRSFVRVALGGVRDEAEIRGHRRTYVGAMPGRIIQAIKQAGSKNPVVLLDELDKLGQDFRGDPSAALLEVLDPEQNNKFRDHYLNVDFDLSKVLFLATANQLDPIPGPLRDRMEVIAIAGYTDQDKLHICKRHILPRQIEENGLTPELVELSDRAIKALVRGYTREAGLRNLERLVAKLCRKVARRVAEGRTRKTLITAKALPRYLGPARYVDDPALLLDEVGVSTGLAWTQAGGEILQIEASATTGKGGLILTGHLGDVMKESARAALTWARTRAGSFGIPEGWFESHEIHVHVPAGAIPKDGPSAGIAMATALVSVASGIPARHDVAMTGELTLRGRVMPIGGLKAKLLAAMRHGIADAIIPKENEKDLAEIPAAVRRRVRIHPVRSLDEVMALSLARSTAPALTVVEEKPRRSRKRSAPSV from the coding sequence ATGACCCTCCCTGCCGACGTAGAGACCGGAGCCCCCGAGGTTCCCGAGACCCTGCCCCTCCTCCCCATCCGGGATCTGGTGGTCTTCCCCTACATGATCGCCCCGATCTTCGTGAGCCGGGAGATCTCGATCGCGGCGATCGAGGAGGCGATGCAGGGCGATCGCCTGCTCTTCCTCGCGGCGCAGAAGGAGACGGGCGACGATCGCCCGGCGCCCGAGGCGATCCACGAGCTGGGCACGGTCGGGATGATCATGCGCCGCCGCAAGCTGCCAGACGGCAGGCTCAAGCTCGTGGTCCAGGGCGTGGCCCGCGGCCGGATCCGGAGCTTCGTCCAGGAGCAGCCCTCGATGCGGGTGCGGATCGCGCCGGTGCACGAGGCGCCGGTGGCGATCGACGATCGGGTGGAGGCCCTGGTGCGGGCCACCCTCGAGAGCGTCGAGAAGATCGTGCAGCAGGGCCGATCCCTCTCGCCCGACATCCTCGCCGTCATCCAGGGGATCCGGCACCCGGGCCGCCTCGCCGACCTCGTCGCCTCCCACCTCGCCCCCGAGGTCGCCGGGGCGCAGCTCCTGCTCGAGAGCCAGGATCCGGTGGCTCGCCTCCAGCTGCTCAACGAGCGCCTGGAGCGGGAGCAGGCCGTCCAGCAGATGCGCCAGGAGATCCAGACCCAGGCCAAGGAGGTGATGAGCCAGTCGCAGCGGGAGTACTTCCTGCGCGAGCAGCTCCGCCAGATCCAGTCCGAGCTGGGCGAGGGCGACGGGCGCATGGAGGAGATGGAGCAGCTCCGCAAGCGGATCGCCCTCGCGAAGATGCCGCCCGATGTCTCGGAGGAGGCGTCCAAGCAGCTCCGCCGCCTCGAGGGCATGCATGGCGACTCCGCCGAGGCAGCGGTGATCCGCTCGTACCTCGACTGGATCACCGAGCTCCCCTGGTCCACCGAGACCGACGATCGGCTGGACCTCCGCGAGGCCGAGGCCGTCCTCGACGAGGACCACTACGGCCTCGACGAGGTGAAGGAGCGCCTCCTCGAGTACCTCGGCGTGCGCAAGCTCAAGGCCGACATGAAGGGGCCGATCCTCTGCCTCGCAGGCCCTCCGGGCGTGGGCAAGACCTCCCTCGGCAAGAGCGTAGCGCGGGCAATGGGCCGCAGCTTCGTACGCGTGGCCCTCGGCGGCGTGCGCGACGAGGCGGAGATCCGCGGTCACCGCCGCACCTACGTGGGCGCGATGCCCGGCCGGATCATCCAGGCGATCAAGCAGGCGGGCTCGAAGAACCCGGTGGTCCTCCTGGACGAGCTCGACAAGCTCGGTCAGGACTTCCGCGGCGATCCGTCGGCGGCCCTCCTCGAGGTCCTCGATCCCGAGCAGAACAACAAGTTCCGCGACCACTACCTCAACGTGGACTTCGACCTATCGAAGGTCCTCTTCCTGGCCACGGCGAACCAGCTCGATCCGATCCCCGGCCCCCTGCGCGACCGCATGGAGGTGATCGCGATCGCCGGCTACACGGACCAGGACAAGCTCCACATCTGCAAGCGGCACATCCTCCCGCGGCAGATCGAGGAGAACGGCCTCACCCCCGAGCTCGTGGAACTCTCCGACCGCGCGATCAAGGCGCTCGTCCGGGGCTACACCCGCGAGGCCGGCCTGCGGAACCTGGAGCGCCTGGTGGCGAAGCTCTGCCGCAAGGTCGCGCGGCGGGTCGCGGAAGGGCGCACCCGCAAGACGCTGATCACCGCGAAGGCGCTGCCCCGCTACCTCGGGCCCGCGCGATACGTGGACGATCCCGCGCTCCTCCTCGACGAGGTGGGCGTCTCCACGGGCCTCGCCTGGACCCAGGCCGGAGGGGAGATCCTCCAGATCGAAGCCTCGGCCACCACGGGCAAGGGAGGGCTGATCCTCACCGGCCACCTCGGCGACGTGATGAAGGAGTCTGCTCGCGCCGCCCTCACCTGGGCCCGCACCCGGGCGGGTTCCTTCGGGATCCCCGAGGGGTGGTTCGAGTCCCACGAGATCCACGTGCACGTCCCGGCCGGCGCGATCCCCAAGGATGGCCCGTCCGCCGGGATCGCCATGGCCACCGCCCTGGTGTCGGTGGCGTCCGGGATCCCCGCGCGCCACGACGTGGCGATGACCGGCGAGCTCACGCTCCGCGGCAGGGTGATGCCCATCGGCGGTCTCAAGGCCAAGCTCCTCGCGGCGATGCGCCACGGGATCGCGGACGCGATCATCCCCAAGGAGAACGAGAAGGATCTCGCCGAGATCCCGGCTGCCGTCCGGCGCCGCGTCCGGATCCACCCGGTGCGCAGCCTGGACGAGGTGATGGCCCTCAGCCTGGCCCGCAGCACCGCTCCCGCCCTCACCGTGGTCGAAGAGAAGCCGCGCCGGTCCCGGAAGAGGAGCGCTCCGAGCGTGTGA
- a CDS encoding ATP-binding protein — MSGSFLDERIPLGELLDLKSFQEVCRSFVELYKIGIKVFDATGQKLVDIKVGSSEFCGYVFSNAEGARRCTSTILKVKTDPLDEPGIHTVQCFTGARYLVMPLLYEMDVVGRAVFGPFVPQELEELPRSLTELGGLDFVHASRLMSRIRRAGDSAVAKVIEHFVKICDVLIFSAYKVNLTSRMHIESVRESFKELSAKNEKLEESYKRLHELDQLKSNFLATVSHELRTPLTSIIGYAEMLIEGLAGPLASEQLEYLRTIMDKGESLLGLISSILDLTRIESGKLRIQAAPFRLETMVANAISSVLPQANRRGLVLASEIAKELPNPVLDQEKITQCLVNLLANAVKFTPAGGSITVRVAPAPRTPARAQGRFDGPESYFCLTVADSGIGIPQEQLARIFDSFYQVDGSSTREYGGAGLGLAIVRNYVEAQGGEIVVDSKPGEGSTFSMILPRAFAAPASLDARRFAS, encoded by the coding sequence ATGAGCGGATCGTTTCTCGACGAGCGGATTCCGCTCGGCGAGCTCCTGGACCTGAAGTCGTTCCAGGAGGTCTGTCGCTCGTTCGTCGAGCTCTACAAGATCGGGATCAAGGTCTTCGACGCCACCGGGCAGAAGCTGGTCGACATCAAGGTCGGCTCCAGCGAGTTCTGCGGCTACGTCTTCAGCAACGCGGAGGGCGCGAGGCGGTGCACCTCGACGATCCTCAAGGTGAAGACCGATCCCCTCGACGAGCCGGGGATCCACACGGTGCAGTGCTTCACCGGCGCCCGCTACCTGGTGATGCCGCTCCTCTACGAGATGGACGTGGTGGGCCGGGCCGTTTTCGGTCCCTTCGTGCCCCAGGAGCTCGAGGAGCTGCCGCGCTCGCTCACCGAGCTCGGCGGACTCGACTTCGTCCACGCCTCCCGGCTGATGTCGAGGATCCGCCGGGCGGGCGACTCCGCCGTGGCGAAGGTGATCGAGCACTTCGTGAAGATCTGCGACGTGCTGATCTTCTCGGCCTACAAGGTGAACCTCACCTCCCGGATGCACATCGAGTCGGTGCGCGAGAGCTTCAAGGAGCTCTCCGCGAAGAACGAGAAGCTGGAGGAGAGCTACAAGCGGCTCCACGAGCTCGACCAGCTCAAGTCGAACTTCCTGGCCACCGTCTCCCACGAGCTCCGGACCCCGCTCACCTCGATCATCGGCTACGCCGAGATGCTGATCGAGGGCCTCGCGGGACCGCTCGCTTCCGAGCAGCTCGAGTACCTGCGCACCATCATGGACAAGGGCGAGAGCCTCCTGGGCCTGATCTCGTCGATCCTCGATCTCACCCGGATCGAGTCGGGGAAGCTGCGGATCCAGGCGGCTCCATTCCGGCTCGAGACCATGGTGGCGAACGCGATCTCGAGCGTGCTCCCGCAGGCGAACCGGCGCGGCCTCGTCCTGGCCTCCGAGATCGCGAAGGAGCTCCCCAACCCCGTCCTCGACCAGGAGAAGATCACCCAGTGCCTCGTCAACCTCCTCGCCAACGCGGTGAAGTTCACGCCGGCGGGCGGGAGCATCACGGTGCGCGTGGCTCCCGCACCCCGGACGCCTGCGCGGGCTCAGGGGCGCTTCGACGGGCCGGAGAGCTATTTCTGCCTGACGGTGGCCGACTCCGGGATCGGCATCCCCCAGGAGCAGCTCGCCCGGATCTTCGACAGCTTCTACCAGGTGGACGGCAGCTCCACCCGTGAGTACGGCGGGGCGGGCCTCGGCCTCGCGATCGTCCGCAACTACGTGGAGGCCCAGGGCGGCGAGATCGTCGTCGACTCGAAGCCGGGCGAGGGCTCGACCTTCTCGATGATCCTCCCTCGCGCCTTCGCGGCGCCCGCGAGCCTGGACGCCCGGCGGTTCGCGTCGTAA
- a CDS encoding GTP-binding protein — MQINQTLRELTLKVVYYGPALSGKTTNLLALHERFSPEVRGRLLTVDTKDDRTLFFDVLPVFVRTAGELRVKVKLYTVPGQVIHAATRRLVLQGADGVAFVADAQRSATPSNNAAWRNLMDDLRSNGIDSQRVPMVIQFNKMDLEGARTTAELEEARSRGKEPVLGAVAVRGDGVVETLRGLLQLIFRDLDRSFGLGSTIRLTEEEFLGEIFRNLDGAPARKSGMGGLS, encoded by the coding sequence ATGCAGATCAACCAGACGCTGCGGGAGCTGACGCTCAAGGTCGTCTATTACGGCCCGGCGCTGAGCGGCAAGACGACGAACCTCCTGGCGTTGCACGAGCGGTTCTCGCCGGAGGTCCGAGGGCGTCTGCTCACGGTCGACACCAAGGACGATCGGACGCTCTTCTTCGACGTGCTCCCGGTGTTCGTCCGGACCGCCGGCGAGCTCCGGGTGAAGGTCAAGCTCTATACCGTCCCGGGCCAGGTGATCCACGCCGCCACGCGACGCCTCGTGCTCCAGGGGGCTGACGGCGTCGCCTTCGTCGCGGACGCCCAGCGGAGCGCCACACCGAGCAACAACGCAGCCTGGCGAAACCTGATGGACGATCTGCGGTCGAACGGCATCGACTCCCAGAGAGTCCCGATGGTGATCCAGTTCAACAAGATGGACCTCGAGGGCGCCCGCACCACCGCGGAGTTGGAAGAGGCGCGCTCGCGCGGCAAGGAGCCGGTCCTTGGCGCCGTCGCGGTGCGGGGAGACGGCGTGGTCGAGACGCTGCGCGGCCTCTTGCAGCTCATCTTCCGGGACCTGGATCGGAGCTTCGGCCTCGGGTCTACGATCCGGCTGACGGAAGAGGAATTCTTGGGGGAGATCTTCCGGAACCTGGACGGCGCGCCAGCCCGAAAGTCCGGAATGGGGGGACTGTCATGA